One window from the genome of Nocardioides panaciterrulae encodes:
- a CDS encoding TlpA family protein disulfide reductase, with translation MTRTRTGLKAVSIAAALAAGSLALTGCGTTAPASPVADGGPVTVTSIDGHQISLPATGEPTAVFFFSVGCGECVNGVRSLGRAATAAEEAGDNASFLAIDMDPGESKETIGGFMDSVDAEHVPAAIDTGAALSLRFQVAALSTLIVVDAEGKVTFRATDPSAETITAELVKAGA, from the coding sequence ATGACGCGCACCCGAACCGGACTGAAGGCCGTCTCGATCGCCGCGGCCCTCGCCGCCGGATCGCTGGCGCTGACCGGATGCGGGACCACTGCCCCCGCGAGCCCAGTGGCCGACGGTGGTCCGGTGACGGTGACCAGCATCGACGGCCACCAGATCAGCCTGCCCGCAACCGGGGAACCCACAGCCGTGTTCTTCTTCTCGGTCGGTTGCGGCGAATGCGTCAACGGCGTCCGGTCCCTCGGCAGGGCGGCGACCGCCGCCGAGGAAGCGGGCGACAACGCAAGCTTCCTCGCCATCGACATGGACCCCGGCGAGTCCAAGGAGACCATCGGAGGCTTTATGGACTCCGTCGACGCGGAGCACGTCCCGGCGGCCATCGACACCGGCGCGGCCCTGTCTCTGCGCTTCCAGGTCGCCGCGCTCTCCACCCTGATCGTGGTCGACGCCGAGGGCAAGGTGACCTTCCGGGCCACCGACCCCAGCGCCGAGACCATCACCGCTGAACTGGTGAAGGCGGGAGCCTGA
- a CDS encoding nitrite reductase: protein MSASRTRADRCPGALRPWRAADGLLVRLRLIGGRVPARALRSLVEVAEEYGDGRVHTTSRANLQVRAFPGFEGRLSSEALAALERTGLLPSRTHELVRNVMVSPQTGLAGGRADLRAVARELDDRLCADPDLAALSGRFLFVLDDGRGDLLARSCDLGLVALDSTWAQLRIGTGWGATVELAEAAGRIAELAHEFVVRRGRGPGAAWHVSELAEALAVQRASDPGLPDPAEPLPFGAVPGGRHVEVSETGLDQQVIEDLTAAVDHVIVTPWRGVLIPEESR from the coding sequence GTGTCAGCCTCCCGCACTCGCGCCGACCGGTGTCCTGGCGCCCTCCGGCCGTGGCGGGCTGCGGACGGCCTTCTCGTACGGCTTCGGCTGATCGGGGGCAGGGTTCCCGCGAGAGCGCTGAGGTCGCTCGTCGAGGTCGCTGAGGAGTACGGCGACGGACGCGTGCACACGACGTCGCGGGCGAATCTTCAGGTGCGCGCCTTCCCCGGCTTCGAAGGCCGGTTGTCATCCGAGGCGCTCGCCGCCCTCGAGCGAACGGGCCTCCTGCCGAGCAGGACCCATGAACTGGTCCGCAATGTGATGGTGTCGCCGCAAACCGGTTTGGCCGGGGGTCGCGCCGACCTCCGAGCGGTTGCACGTGAGCTGGACGACCGGTTGTGCGCTGACCCGGATCTCGCGGCCCTGTCGGGCCGGTTCCTGTTCGTGCTCGACGACGGACGCGGCGATCTACTGGCTCGCAGCTGCGACCTGGGGCTGGTCGCGCTGGACTCGACCTGGGCTCAGCTACGGATCGGGACCGGGTGGGGGGCGACCGTGGAGCTCGCGGAGGCGGCAGGGCGGATCGCGGAGCTGGCGCATGAGTTCGTCGTACGCCGAGGGCGCGGGCCGGGAGCGGCCTGGCACGTGTCGGAGCTGGCCGAGGCCCTCGCCGTACAGAGAGCGTCCGATCCAGGCCTCCCTGACCCGGCGGAACCGTTGCCATTCGGGGCAGTGCCCGGTGGGCGTCATGTCGAGGTTTCCGAGACCGGTCTCGACCAACAGGTCATCGAAGACCTGACCGCAGCAGTTGATCACGTGATTGTCACACCGTGGCGTGGCGTGCTCATTCCCGAGGAGAGCAGATGA
- a CDS encoding UPF0182 family protein: MSELFDEDPRDTPPPTRSRPGRSRALVITAVAVVLAFFVLTTFAGWYTDRLWYRSVGFGGVFTKLFWTKTGLFLFFGVLMAVVVGANMALAYRMRPLFRPSSPEQTGLDRYREVVTPIRTWLLVGVSVVVGLFAGSSALGQWRHYLLWRHGVPFGSNDHFFHKDIGFYVFDLPWLHYLVNFVMAATVVALLTAAVVHYLYGGVRLQTAHDRLSGAAQGQLSLLLGVFVLAKAADYYLDRFDLVTGGGGLITGMTYTDDQAVWPAKNILMFIALICAVLFFLNVWRRTWVLPSVGLALLALSAVLLGLIWPGIVQQFQVKPSEADKEAPYIDTNIRATREAYGIQDVKPQVYSSRASAASARLADLESQTSTVPLVDPHLVRDTFEQNQQIRAYYSVADVLDVDRYRIQGVDRALVLGVRELDQNGINAGDRNWSNLHTVYTHGNGIIAAFANQRPASNSSESTDIQWAEGQAQHDLGQYESRVYFGEQSPDYSIVGKQPGQPDVELDLGNTASGSAQDDTTTYTGKGGVSVGGFVNKLMYAIKFGDPNFLLSERVNSDSKVLYDRNPRDRVERVAPWLTVDSDPYPAVVDGRIQWILDGYTTTDRYPSSESESFSTMTDDSLQNNTGLRTIPTDEINYMRNAVKATVDAYDGTVHLYAWDQTDPILRAWESAFPGTVEPKAAIPPALMDHLRYPEDLFKVQRYQFARYHVTDAKDFYQGNNRWEVPEDPNVRGHLQPPYRMFVDQPTGKNGAPQSVFSLTSVFTPYQKNNLAAFVSVDSDATDPQDYGHFRVLQMPDQQTPGPGLIANQFTSNSEVANELAQFNRSGGETIPGNLLTLPIKDGLIYVEPVYAVRAGSSSSYPILQYVLTSYGGETGIGRTLGESLADALGVTGGSTGTTQGGGNTGSQGGGKTGNGGKQGGSAPTGTAEQRIRGLLDRADRAFRQADAALSRHDPVTYAKKVEQARNLIAQAVALANQQKN, from the coding sequence ATGAGCGAGCTGTTCGACGAGGACCCGCGCGACACCCCGCCGCCGACGCGCTCGCGGCCGGGCCGGTCCCGGGCCCTGGTCATCACCGCGGTCGCGGTGGTGCTCGCGTTCTTCGTCCTGACCACGTTCGCCGGCTGGTACACCGACCGGTTGTGGTACCGCTCGGTCGGGTTCGGCGGCGTCTTCACGAAGCTGTTCTGGACCAAGACCGGGCTCTTCTTGTTCTTCGGCGTGCTGATGGCGGTCGTGGTCGGCGCCAACATGGCGCTGGCCTACCGGATGCGGCCGCTGTTCCGGCCCAGCTCCCCGGAGCAGACCGGCCTGGACCGCTACCGCGAGGTGGTCACCCCGATCCGGACCTGGCTGCTGGTCGGCGTCTCGGTGGTCGTCGGGCTGTTCGCGGGCTCCTCCGCGCTGGGCCAGTGGCGGCACTACCTGCTGTGGCGCCACGGAGTGCCGTTCGGCAGCAACGACCACTTCTTCCACAAGGACATCGGCTTCTACGTCTTCGACCTGCCGTGGCTGCACTACCTGGTGAACTTCGTGATGGCCGCGACCGTGGTCGCGCTGCTCACGGCCGCCGTCGTGCACTACCTGTACGGCGGGGTCCGGCTGCAGACCGCCCACGACCGGCTCTCCGGCGCCGCGCAGGGCCAGCTCTCGCTGCTGCTCGGGGTGTTCGTGCTGGCCAAGGCCGCCGACTACTACCTGGACCGGTTCGACCTGGTGACCGGGGGCGGCGGGCTGATCACCGGCATGACCTACACCGACGACCAGGCGGTGTGGCCGGCGAAGAACATCTTGATGTTCATCGCGCTGATCTGCGCGGTGCTGTTCTTCCTCAACGTCTGGCGACGCACCTGGGTGCTGCCGTCGGTGGGCCTCGCGCTGCTGGCGCTCTCGGCGGTGCTGCTCGGGCTGATCTGGCCCGGCATCGTGCAGCAGTTCCAGGTCAAGCCCTCCGAGGCCGACAAGGAGGCGCCGTACATCGACACCAACATCCGGGCCACCCGCGAGGCCTACGGCATCCAGGACGTCAAGCCGCAGGTGTACTCCAGCCGCGCCTCGGCGGCCAGCGCGAGGCTCGCGGACCTGGAGTCGCAGACCTCGACCGTGCCGCTGGTCGACCCGCACCTGGTGCGCGACACCTTCGAGCAGAACCAGCAGATCCGGGCCTACTACTCGGTCGCGGACGTGCTCGACGTGGACCGCTACCGGATCCAGGGCGTGGACCGGGCGCTGGTGCTGGGCGTGCGCGAGCTCGACCAGAACGGCATCAACGCGGGGGACCGGAACTGGTCCAACCTGCACACCGTCTACACCCACGGCAACGGCATCATCGCCGCCTTCGCCAACCAGCGGCCGGCCTCGAACTCCTCGGAGTCCACCGACATCCAGTGGGCGGAGGGGCAGGCGCAGCACGACCTGGGCCAGTACGAGAGCCGGGTCTACTTCGGCGAGCAGAGCCCCGACTACTCGATCGTGGGCAAGCAACCGGGCCAGCCCGACGTCGAGCTCGACCTGGGCAACACCGCCTCGGGCTCCGCCCAGGACGACACCACCACCTACACCGGCAAGGGCGGCGTCTCGGTCGGGGGCTTCGTCAACAAGCTCATGTACGCGATCAAGTTCGGCGACCCGAACTTCCTGCTCTCCGAGCGGGTCAACTCCGACAGCAAGGTGCTCTACGACCGCAACCCGCGGGACCGGGTCGAGCGGGTCGCGCCGTGGCTGACCGTCGACTCCGACCCCTACCCGGCGGTGGTCGACGGCCGGATCCAGTGGATCCTCGACGGCTACACCACCACCGACCGCTACCCCTCCTCGGAGAGCGAGTCGTTCTCGACGATGACCGACGACTCGCTGCAGAACAACACCGGGCTGCGGACGATCCCCACCGACGAGATCAACTACATGCGCAACGCGGTGAAGGCGACCGTCGACGCCTACGACGGCACCGTCCACCTCTACGCGTGGGACCAGACCGACCCGATCCTGCGGGCCTGGGAGTCGGCGTTCCCGGGCACCGTGGAGCCCAAGGCGGCGATCCCGCCGGCGCTGATGGACCACCTGCGCTACCCCGAGGACCTGTTCAAGGTGCAGCGCTACCAGTTCGCGCGCTACCACGTCACCGACGCCAAGGACTTCTACCAGGGCAACAACCGCTGGGAGGTGCCCGAGGACCCGAACGTGCGCGGGCACCTGCAGCCGCCGTACCGGATGTTCGTCGACCAGCCCACCGGCAAGAACGGCGCCCCGCAGAGCGTGTTCTCGCTGACGTCGGTGTTCACCCCGTACCAGAAGAACAACCTCGCGGCGTTCGTGTCGGTGGACTCCGACGCCACCGATCCCCAGGACTACGGCCACTTCCGGGTGCTGCAGATGCCGGACCAGCAGACCCCCGGCCCCGGCCTGATCGCCAACCAGTTCACCTCCAACAGCGAGGTGGCCAACGAGCTCGCGCAGTTCAACCGGTCCGGCGGGGAGACGATCCCCGGCAACCTGCTGACGCTGCCGATCAAGGACGGGCTGATCTACGTCGAGCCGGTGTACGCCGTGCGGGCGGGGTCGAGCTCGAGCTACCCGATCCTGCAGTACGTGCTGACGTCGTACGGCGGGGAGACGGGTATCGGCCGGACCCTCGGGGAGTCGCTGGCGGACGCCCTCGGCGTCACCGGTGGCTCGACCGGGACCACCCAGGGCGGCGGCAACACCGGCAGCCAGGGCGGCGGCAAGACCGGCAACGGTGGCAAGCAGGGCGGCTCGGCCCCGACCGGAACGGCCGAGCAGCGGATCCGGGGGCTGCTGGACCGCGCCGACCGGGCGTTCCGCCAGGCCGACGCGGCGCTGAGCCGGCACGACCCGGTGACCTATGCCAAGAAGGTCGAGCAGGCCCGCAACCTGATCGCCCAGGCGGTCGCGCTGGCCAACCAGCAGAAGAACTAG
- the merB gene encoding organomercurial lyase MerB translates to MPNLITDLTNRLADPGESGLDAGLLVPLLRLLVDGDPVSIEELAAAAGRTVDDVRRGLAAVPDTEYDAQGRILGQGLTLRPTNHRFTVAGEELYTWCALDTLIFPALVERAAHVESVSPASGATIRVTIDPATGVTSVEPATAVVSLVNPERMTSIRPSFCNQVHFFTSPEDAAGWLVGNPGAEVVPVAEAHRIGADLTAALLAGTQPTTDDTSTDRTHCC, encoded by the coding sequence GTGCCGAATCTCATCACCGACCTGACCAACCGGCTCGCCGACCCCGGGGAGTCGGGCCTGGACGCCGGCCTGCTGGTCCCGCTGCTGCGACTGCTCGTCGATGGCGACCCCGTCAGCATCGAGGAGCTCGCCGCTGCTGCGGGCCGCACGGTCGACGACGTACGTCGTGGTCTGGCCGCTGTGCCGGACACCGAGTACGACGCCCAGGGTCGGATCCTCGGCCAGGGTCTGACCCTGCGCCCGACCAATCACCGGTTCACCGTGGCCGGCGAGGAGCTCTACACCTGGTGCGCTCTGGACACCCTGATCTTCCCCGCGCTGGTGGAGCGGGCGGCACACGTCGAGTCGGTTTCACCGGCCAGCGGCGCAACGATCCGCGTCACCATCGACCCTGCGACCGGCGTCACCAGCGTCGAACCAGCCACCGCAGTGGTGTCCCTGGTGAATCCCGAGCGGATGACGTCGATCCGCCCTTCCTTCTGCAACCAGGTGCACTTCTTCACCTCGCCCGAGGACGCCGCCGGCTGGCTCGTCGGGAACCCCGGGGCCGAGGTCGTCCCGGTCGCCGAGGCCCACCGGATCGGCGCCGACCTCACCGCCGCCCTCCTCGCGGGCACCCAGCCGACCACCGACGACACCTCGACCGACCGCACCCACTGCTGCTGA
- a CDS encoding ArsR/SmtB family transcription factor, whose amino-acid sequence MSATTAASLDALARFGHALSDATRSRILMALSEAPSYPADLADALGVTRQSMSNHLACLRGCGLVVAVPEGRRTRYELADARLGHALADLHQVILVTDPDACADADEQGCC is encoded by the coding sequence ATGAGTGCCACCACCGCCGCTTCACTCGACGCGCTCGCCCGGTTCGGGCACGCCCTGTCCGACGCCACCCGGTCCCGGATCCTCATGGCGCTGAGCGAGGCTCCGTCCTACCCGGCCGACCTGGCGGACGCCTTGGGGGTGACCCGGCAGTCGATGTCGAACCACCTCGCGTGCCTGCGCGGCTGCGGGCTGGTCGTGGCGGTCCCTGAGGGGCGGCGCACCCGCTACGAGCTTGCCGACGCGCGTCTCGGGCATGCCCTGGCCGACCTGCACCAGGTCATCCTCGTCACCGACCCGGACGCATGCGCTGACGCCGATGAGCAAGGGTGCTGTTGA
- a CDS encoding heavy metal-responsive transcriptional regulator yields MRIGELAEASGTTAKTLRFYEEQGLLPAAERTPAGYRDYTPDAVGRIDFIHRGQAAGLTLAQVRQILDIRDDGQAPCGHVQDLLDSRLADLDEQIAQLVALRETITQLRDQAATVEPETCSPDQVCRYL; encoded by the coding sequence ATGCGGATCGGGGAGCTCGCCGAGGCATCGGGAACCACTGCCAAGACGCTGAGGTTCTACGAGGAGCAGGGGCTGCTGCCAGCCGCCGAGCGCACCCCGGCTGGCTACCGCGACTACACCCCCGACGCCGTCGGGCGCATCGACTTCATCCACCGCGGCCAGGCTGCCGGGCTCACCCTTGCCCAGGTCCGCCAGATCCTCGACATACGTGACGACGGACAGGCGCCCTGCGGACACGTGCAGGACCTGCTCGACTCTCGACTGGCAGACCTCGACGAGCAGATCGCGCAGCTCGTCGCGCTCCGAGAGACCATCACTCAGCTCCGCGACCAGGCAGCCACGGTCGAACCGGAGACCTGCAGCCCCGACCAGGTCTGCCGCTACCTGTAG
- the merA gene encoding mercury(II) reductase, translated as MQSKFDLAVIGSGGGAFAAAIRATTIGKSVVMIERGTFGGTCVNTGCVPSKALIAAAEARHVAADAGDRFPGIATDAGAVDMPALIAGKEDLVEALRGEKYVDVADSYGWKVRRGEAIFAGTPESPLLEVTGTDGTVEVIEAAHYLVATGARAWAPPIDGLDDVGYLTSTTAMELAEVPESLLVLGGGYVALEQAQLFARLGAKVTLLVRSRLASKEEPEVSQALQEVFADEGIRVVRRATPVHVARDAGTGQVVVRAEISGGEQEFRADEILVALGRRPVTDRLNLDAVEVKTGESGEIVVTDQMQSSNPRIWAAGDVTGHPEFVYVAAHHGTMVAENAFAAADRSVDYTRLPRVTFTSPAIGAVGLTEEDVVAAGIRCDCRVLPLTYVTRALVNRDTRGFIKMVANADTGEILGLTAVAKDAGELAAAGVHILGKTIAEVADAWAPYLTMAEGIRIVAKSFTADVSKLSCCA; from the coding sequence ATGCAGTCGAAGTTTGATCTGGCAGTGATCGGGTCGGGTGGCGGGGCATTCGCCGCCGCCATCCGGGCCACGACGATCGGCAAGTCCGTTGTGATGATCGAGCGCGGCACGTTCGGCGGCACCTGTGTGAACACGGGCTGCGTGCCGTCCAAGGCGCTGATCGCGGCGGCCGAGGCCCGGCACGTCGCGGCCGACGCTGGCGACCGGTTCCCGGGCATCGCGACCGACGCGGGCGCGGTGGACATGCCCGCCCTGATCGCAGGGAAGGAGGACCTCGTCGAGGCGCTGCGGGGTGAGAAGTACGTCGACGTCGCGGACTCCTACGGGTGGAAGGTCCGACGTGGTGAGGCCATCTTCGCCGGCACTCCGGAGTCCCCCCTCCTGGAGGTCACCGGCACCGACGGAACGGTCGAGGTGATCGAGGCCGCGCACTACCTTGTTGCGACCGGCGCGCGCGCCTGGGCTCCGCCCATCGATGGTCTCGACGACGTCGGGTATCTGACGTCGACGACCGCAATGGAGCTGGCCGAGGTCCCCGAGTCACTGCTGGTGCTCGGTGGCGGCTACGTGGCGCTGGAGCAGGCGCAGCTCTTCGCCCGTCTCGGAGCGAAGGTCACCCTGCTGGTGCGCTCGCGGCTGGCGTCGAAGGAGGAGCCGGAGGTCTCCCAGGCGCTGCAGGAGGTGTTCGCCGATGAGGGCATCCGGGTGGTTCGCCGCGCCACGCCTGTCCACGTGGCTCGCGACGCGGGGACCGGGCAGGTCGTCGTCCGCGCCGAGATCTCCGGGGGCGAGCAGGAGTTCCGCGCGGACGAGATCCTGGTCGCTCTGGGCCGCCGCCCGGTCACCGACCGGCTCAACCTCGACGCGGTGGAGGTCAAGACCGGCGAGTCCGGGGAGATCGTGGTCACCGACCAGATGCAGTCTTCCAACCCGCGGATCTGGGCCGCCGGTGACGTCACCGGGCACCCGGAGTTCGTCTATGTCGCCGCTCACCACGGCACGATGGTCGCCGAGAACGCCTTCGCCGCCGCGGACCGGTCGGTCGACTACACCAGGCTCCCCCGGGTGACCTTCACCAGCCCCGCGATCGGTGCGGTCGGGCTGACCGAGGAGGACGTCGTCGCCGCAGGGATCCGCTGCGACTGCCGGGTTCTGCCGCTGACCTATGTGACCCGCGCGTTGGTCAACCGCGACACCCGCGGCTTCATCAAGATGGTCGCCAATGCCGACACCGGCGAGATCCTCGGCCTGACCGCGGTCGCGAAGGACGCCGGCGAGCTCGCAGCCGCCGGTGTGCACATCCTCGGCAAGACCATCGCCGAGGTCGCCGACGCCTGGGCGCCCTACCTGACCATGGCCGAAGGCATCCGGATCGTCGCCAAGTCCTTCACCGCCGACGTCTCGAAACTGTCCTGCTGCGCCTGA
- a CDS encoding cytochrome c biogenesis CcdA family protein, whose protein sequence is MGGLLTLAFAAGMVAPVNPCGFALLPAWISHTIGDGDTSPAPVRLLHALRAGAALTLGFAGTLAAAGLVVSAGARGLIEAAPALGLAVGVLLVLLGGAMLAGRSFSLRLPRIPGRATAGLAPTAQMVVFGVGYAIASLACTFGVLLAVIAQAQATASYAGLLVVFGVYAAGSATVLLLLALATAAAGTALTHRVATLARYGPKVTAVVLVLTGAYLAWYWYPAATGDATSAGRAGALAGLSATISQWIQGRTTLISVLAVTAVLGAATLALVERRRRGRMAPVPGACCPPDTAPGPGGGTLGRDVGKSV, encoded by the coding sequence ATGGGCGGGTTGCTCACGCTCGCCTTCGCCGCCGGCATGGTCGCCCCGGTCAACCCGTGCGGCTTCGCGCTACTGCCGGCCTGGATCAGCCACACCATCGGCGACGGCGACACCTCCCCGGCACCCGTGCGGCTGCTCCATGCGCTGCGGGCCGGCGCCGCGCTGACCCTCGGGTTCGCCGGCACGCTGGCCGCCGCCGGGCTGGTGGTCAGCGCCGGCGCCCGCGGCCTGATCGAGGCCGCACCGGCGCTCGGCCTCGCCGTCGGCGTACTGCTGGTGCTGCTCGGTGGGGCGATGCTGGCCGGTCGCTCGTTCTCCCTTCGGCTGCCCCGGATCCCCGGCCGGGCAACCGCGGGGCTTGCCCCGACCGCTCAGATGGTGGTCTTCGGCGTCGGCTACGCGATCGCCTCGCTCGCGTGCACCTTCGGGGTGCTGCTCGCGGTCATCGCGCAGGCCCAGGCCACCGCCAGCTACGCCGGCCTGCTCGTGGTGTTCGGGGTCTACGCGGCCGGGTCGGCCACCGTCCTGCTGCTGCTGGCCCTGGCCACCGCAGCCGCGGGCACCGCGCTCACCCACCGGGTGGCCACGCTGGCTCGCTACGGCCCCAAGGTCACCGCGGTGGTCCTCGTGCTCACCGGCGCTTACCTCGCCTGGTACTGGTATCCGGCCGCCACCGGTGACGCGACGTCGGCGGGTCGAGCCGGCGCACTCGCCGGACTGTCCGCGACCATCTCGCAGTGGATCCAGGGTCGGACGACCCTCATCAGTGTCCTCGCCGTGACGGCGGTGCTGGGAGCAGCCACACTTGCCCTCGTCGAACGTCGACGCCGAGGACGCATGGCTCCGGTGCCCGGCGCCTGCTGCCCGCCGGACACCGCCCCGGGACCCGGCGGCGGGACGCTGGGACGGGATGTCGGCAAGTCCGTGTGA
- a CDS encoding cation diffusion facilitator family transporter: MSTELPVHSIDTTASVAPAGLHGPAPSPEHKALLISRVRFLVAFTIAYNVIEAVVALTAGSIAGSAALLGFGLDSVIEVSSALAVAWQFAGGDHEAREKVALRVIAFSFFGLAAFVTYDAGSSLITGHAAEHSSLGIGIAALSLLVMPVASLIQRRTGNELGSHSAVADSKQTLLCTYMSAALLLGLVANSVLGWWWADSTAALFIAALAVREGINARRGDLCCSPAEVFFDHDHDGCETGCDCC; this comes from the coding sequence ATGAGCACCGAGCTGCCCGTTCACTCCATCGACACGACGGCTTCGGTCGCGCCCGCTGGCCTGCACGGTCCGGCGCCGAGCCCCGAGCACAAGGCGCTGTTGATCAGCCGCGTCCGGTTCCTGGTCGCCTTCACCATCGCCTACAACGTCATCGAAGCCGTCGTCGCCCTGACCGCCGGCTCGATCGCCGGGTCGGCCGCACTCCTTGGATTCGGCCTCGACTCGGTCATCGAGGTCTCCTCGGCGCTCGCCGTCGCGTGGCAGTTCGCAGGCGGCGACCACGAGGCCCGCGAGAAGGTCGCGCTCCGGGTCATCGCGTTCTCGTTCTTCGGGCTCGCGGCGTTCGTGACCTACGACGCCGGCAGCAGCCTGATCACGGGACACGCCGCCGAACACTCGTCGCTCGGCATCGGGATCGCCGCGCTGAGCCTGCTGGTCATGCCGGTCGCTTCGTTGATCCAGCGCCGCACCGGCAACGAACTCGGCTCCCACTCCGCGGTCGCGGACTCCAAGCAGACCCTGCTGTGCACGTACATGTCTGCCGCACTGCTGCTGGGGCTCGTGGCGAACAGCGTCCTGGGCTGGTGGTGGGCCGACTCGACCGCGGCACTGTTCATCGCCGCTCTTGCGGTCCGCGAGGGCATCAACGCTAGGCGCGGCGACCTGTGCTGCTCCCCGGCCGAGGTCTTCTTCGACCACGACCACGATGGCTGCGAGACAGGCTGCGACTGCTGCTGA
- a CDS encoding tyrosine-type recombinase/integrase, which yields MTHLTAMPASHALDRITDWRIALRAENKSPGTIFIYADGATRYLTWCADGDHLPMSRAALNSWIAGLLDGGSSPGTARIRQLAVRRFAAWLTAGGEIAADPFPGVKAPRYEPPLVEPLTDAELRALLATCAVSDDHARLEATLNDRRDEAIIRLMFETAIRSGELVDLQLDDVDLIARLITIRRGKGGRGRVIPVGPVTTEALLVYLDQREQHPLAASPDLWLGNRGQRFGREGLSRALRRRAKRAGVQGFRPHRLRHTAAHRWLAAGGSESGLMAIAGWTRSDMLVRYTRARASERAATEARRLNLGDL from the coding sequence ATGACCCACCTGACAGCCATGCCCGCCAGCCACGCCCTCGATCGGATCACCGACTGGCGGATCGCCCTGCGGGCCGAGAACAAGAGCCCGGGCACGATCTTCATCTACGCCGACGGAGCCACTCGTTACCTGACCTGGTGCGCCGACGGCGACCACCTGCCGATGAGCCGCGCCGCGCTCAACTCCTGGATCGCCGGCCTGCTCGACGGCGGATCCTCGCCGGGCACCGCCCGCATCCGCCAGCTCGCCGTGCGCCGCTTTGCGGCCTGGCTGACCGCCGGCGGTGAGATCGCCGCCGACCCGTTCCCCGGAGTCAAGGCACCCCGCTACGAACCGCCGCTGGTCGAGCCGCTCACCGACGCCGAGCTCCGCGCGCTCCTCGCCACCTGCGCTGTCTCCGACGACCACGCGCGGCTGGAAGCCACCCTCAACGACCGACGCGACGAAGCGATCATCCGGCTCATGTTCGAGACCGCGATCCGGTCCGGGGAGCTCGTCGACCTCCAGCTCGACGACGTAGACCTCATCGCGCGGCTGATCACGATCCGTCGTGGCAAGGGTGGGCGCGGCCGAGTGATTCCTGTCGGCCCTGTGACCACCGAGGCGCTGCTGGTGTATCTCGACCAGCGTGAGCAACACCCGCTGGCTGCGAGCCCCGACCTGTGGCTCGGCAATCGCGGCCAGCGGTTCGGCCGCGAAGGACTCAGCCGTGCCCTGCGCCGCCGCGCCAAGCGCGCCGGAGTGCAGGGCTTCCGGCCCCACCGGCTCCGGCACACCGCCGCCCACCGATGGCTCGCGGCCGGCGGCTCCGAATCCGGCCTGATGGCCATCGCCGGCTGGACCCGCAGCGACATGCTCGTCCGCTACACCCGAGCCCGCGCCTCCGAACGCGCCGCCACCGAGGCCCGCCGACTCAACCTCGGAGACCTCTGA
- a CDS encoding MerC domain-containing protein — protein MTSNHDGQPGGVGLLLTAAGAAVLMVACCALLPLLVTGGAIAGIGAFLRNPWVIGAGIGVVVLAVVGSARRHRRTDSPDCCPPTPPTRTDQTTDTRDEQTR, from the coding sequence ATGACCTCCAACCATGACGGCCAACCCGGCGGCGTCGGCCTGCTGCTGACCGCAGCAGGTGCCGCCGTGCTCATGGTCGCCTGCTGCGCCCTCCTCCCGCTTCTGGTCACCGGCGGCGCCATTGCTGGGATCGGCGCGTTCCTGCGCAATCCCTGGGTCATCGGGGCCGGGATCGGCGTCGTGGTCCTCGCCGTCGTCGGGAGCGCGAGGCGGCACCGTCGCACGGACAGCCCTGACTGCTGTCCGCCCACCCCGCCCACTCGTACCGACCAGACCACTGACACGAGGGACGAACAGACCCGATGA